The region CGCGCTACGCATATACATTAGGACTTTTTCCAAAAGCAGCATCAACACAATCTCAAAAGGTCTCAAACGCTCCCTAGCGCTGCTTTATCCAATTTTTGAGCACAAAACACCACCGCTCTATCTTGTTGAGGTCGGGTGAATAGGGCGGCAGATACCAAATCTTACAGCCTGCCTCAGTGACTATTTCTTCAATTGCTTGGCCTTTATGAAAGCTAGCCTTATCAATGACGATGATATCTCTACGGTTCAACTGCGGCAGCAGACATTCCTGCGCCACATCTCGAATAGAGAGCGGTTGCAGGAGCAACAGAACGTCATTGGTGCAAACAGTTTGCGGCTCTTGAGCGCTGAGATAAAATTGACTTGCTCAGTTCGTTGCCATAGAGGTAGTCATCTCGATTATTAATACCAGCTTCATCTACATAGGCGATCCTGACGAGGCTGTTTCGTTTGCAAGCGTTCTATAAGGGCTTGGTGTTGTTCTGCATCTCGTTCTTGATAACCATAGGTCTTTTTTTTCGAGTAAAGCCGATCTTATTGAGGGCATCGCTGATAGTTTGTGATGGCCTGACAGTCACCCATAGACTCTGCTCGCTCAAGTCATAGGTGTAGGGTGTTGCGACTGATATTGAGCATGCGATACACGTCTACTTTGCGTTGACCGCTGTTGACGGCATCAATAGCTTTGCTGTGAAGGTCATAGCCGTAAGGAGATGGCATTGGCATCTCGTCCTCTTAATCTCCAAAACAGTACCAACATAAATTCGTGCTGCTATATATGCTCATGACCGTCGCGATTTATGGTGATGATCGTATGGTGCAAGAAAGAAATCAGAAGCGCTAGCAAAGGGAAGATTCATGGGGAAAAAACGAATGCGATACCAGTGGTATCAAGATGTGCCACGCCATGTCTCGCGCCAAGATTATCAGCGGCTTCAGCTTCGCAATTTCTCTTCTCTTGGGCTGGGTTTCGTTGCAGTAGCTATGGCATTGTCTTCAATATTTGGGTTGTCTCTGCAGACATCTCAGAACCTGGAGCAAATTGATGGAATGTCGATTGAGAAGGCGATTGCACATGAGGGAGATCCCATCGATCTGATTCGACTGGAAGGCTACCTGTTGGCAGATCGTCCGCCAACTATGCCAGACAACAAGAGTCAGACGGTTATTAGAGGTAAGGTTAAGCTTTCTGCTAGAACAGTCTCAAATTCTGGTTCTGAAGATGCTGGGCCTCCTCAACAACAAGCGCTGTTTGAATGGGAAGAGAATGCAGACCCCGTATTTTTATCTGATGGAGAGCGCCGGATTCCCCTCAACTTTGACTTGGCGATCTTGCCCATGGAGAGTGATTCGGGTGATTTGTCCCCTCGAATAATTCGTGAGGGCGAGTCTGCGAGAACCAGTCGGCCTGTGGCGATTGAGTATGGTGATCAGATTTATGCCCTTCCCCTAGACACTGGGGGGCAAATCGATAGCGTCTTCACCGATTTTGAACGTCAGATTTTGCCTCACGGACAAGCGGTCGTTGTTGTTGCAGGTTTGGAGGCAACTCCGCAAGGCAATCAGTTGATTGATCCACTGGGCGATCGCTTACAGGTTCTCATTGGTACTGAGGCCGGAATTCAGCAGAAAGGACAACAGCTACGCGTCTGGTTTTTTATTCTGGCTATCCCTCTGGGCATTGCCAGTTTCATCGTAGGGCGATCAGCTAACCAGCTGCGACGAGAGTTTATTGAAAGGTCCAACCAATAGGCAATCTAGCAGTCCCCGGCTGAGTTAGGACAGCCTTTCCTTCGCGCAGATGGATTTCAGCCATTTTTATGTCCTAATCAATATATGTACCGCTAGATCGATAGATTTTTGTTGCACAAGCATTATGCTTTTCAATAGCTGTGCATCAACAGAACCAGTTTCTACTCAACGGGTAACGCAGCCACTAAGCGCGGACTGCAACGCTGTAGCCTGCAAATTTTCGGATATTAATGACGCCCGTATCGAAGATTAAATACTGCCCCTTGATGCCCATCAAGGTTCCGCTTACGAGCGGCTCTTTATCAAAATTGAATGACTTGATTTTGTTCGGATATTGATTGACGGGATAATGAATTGTGGTGACGTTCGCCTCCAATGGCTGCACTGCATCATCGCCATGATCCAATAGCAGTGATTTTATTGTCTCTTCAATTTGTAGAACAGCATCACTAGCTTTCTCCTGTAATGGAATTGAAGCACTGTCACCTTTCAACATCGCTCGCCAATTTGTTCTATCGGCCATGTGTTTCGCTAACTCGACTTCCACTAATCCAGATATATGCCGGGTCTTGACCCGATATATTGGCAATGCTTCTGTTGCGCCTTGATCAATCCAGCGAGTCGGGATCTGTGATTTACGTGTAATGCCTACCTTCAAGGCTGATGTGTTTGCAAGGTAAACGATATGATCCACCATGCAATTTTGTTGACCCCATTCTGGCTCTCGACAGGTGCCTTGATGAAAGTGACATTGCTCAGGCTTCAAGATGCACATATCGCAAGCGGCAAGGCTCTTCATACAGGGATAGCAGAAGCCTTGCGAATAACTTTTATTGATTTTGCGATCGCAATTTTTGCAATAGATTTGTCCTAAGAACTCAAGTTCAAGATGCTGTCCGATCAGTGGATTCAAAGCTAGCGACTGTTCTCCGACGGGCAATGCATACTCGACAACCTCGCTGAGCTTCGTGGTCATTTTGCGCAATGTGCCTTGCATATTCATGATGCGGTGGTGTTTTTCTGAAAAATCCTCAGGAAACCGCGAGTGAGAACTCGGTCGGAGGGTATGGGAGTGTAGTCAATTATTATGCCATCTCCCTTCCTTAGGGATTAGGTCTTGCCATCAATAAGTTGTGGAATGACATTACCCATTCTTAGAAGTCTGCCTTTGCGGCTCCACCCGATGCCCCTGCTCAGAAAATCCAATAGTGCTCTAATCTGTCTAATTTTGAGCAATCTGGTCGTCTTGGCAGGTACCCGAAATAGAGAAGGGAGCTGTCTTCGTAAATCTTCCTCTCCGGCCGGGTCTCTGAACTTCTAGGTGTAGATGTGGGCCGGTACTCCAGCCCGAATTGCCGCTGAAGCCAATCAGCTGACCCGCTTCAACGGAGTCTCCTGCTTTAATTGCGATGCTATCAATAAAATCCTGCTGCAGATGTATATAGGCAGACCGATAACCATTGTCATGCTCGATCAAGACGTAGTTGAACTTAGCAATTCTATCTTTGCCCCCCCCTGTATCAGGGTATTTGTCCCGGACTGCAATCACCTGCCCCGAACGCATTGCATATACGGGCGTCCCAATATCGGCGGCGAAGTCGTAGGCATATTCCATGCGACCTCGGTGCGTCCGACCCCTAATCCCTTGGCTCAACCAGCCTTTGCCGTTTAAAGGGTGACAGAATCCCTGCAGCGGAGATGAGACGGTTGGCTTATCGTGAAGCGGCTGCTCTACCCGATTCTCTTCTTGAGAGGACCTAGCTTGTTTAAATGACGTACCCTCGATGTCGGCACCCCCAATTTCCATCAGGTCCATATAGCTAGCTTTGAGTTCGGGGTTGTCCACCTCTGTTTCGGGATCAACGATGGGAGGAGATACAGAAAGATCACTGTAATGAAGTTTTAGTGAGATCTCATCCTGTGAGATCTCATGCCCATAAGCCACAACAGGAGTACTTGATACCAGACGGGTTGCGCCGGGTATCAGAGTCGTAGCGGTTAGTAATACTGTGGTGATAACGTTGCTGCGACGCTGCTCATAGAGTGCTTGCCGAAGTTGAGTCGGACTGACCCATCCGCGCTGCACCAAA is a window of Acaryochloris thomasi RCC1774 DNA encoding:
- a CDS encoding DUF2797 domain-containing protein, whose translation is MQGTLRKMTTKLSEVVEYALPVGEQSLALNPLIGQHLELEFLGQIYCKNCDRKINKSYSQGFCYPCMKSLAACDMCILKPEQCHFHQGTCREPEWGQQNCMVDHIVYLANTSALKVGITRKSQIPTRWIDQGATEALPIYRVKTRHISGLVEVELAKHMADRTNWRAMLKGDSASIPLQEKASDAVLQIEETIKSLLLDHGDDAVQPLEANVTTIHYPVNQYPNKIKSFNFDKEPLVSGTLMGIKGQYLIFDTGVINIRKFAGYSVAVRA
- a CDS encoding M23 family metallopeptidase; translated protein: MLAKSFRNREKIRIGELMLQRGLINQSQLTQALAEQKQSGAQLGEICKQQGWVSQAQLQQVLNGQRRRNITRGKVRIGEVLMQRGLISQVQLTQALTEQKQNGLQLGDILVQRGWVSPTQLRQALYEQRRSNVITTVLLTATTLIPGATRLVSSTPVVAYGHEISQDEISLKLHYSDLSVSPPIVDPETEVDNPELKASYMDLMEIGGADIEGTSFKQARSSQEENRVEQPLHDKPTVSSPLQGFCHPLNGKGWLSQGIRGRTHRGRMEYAYDFAADIGTPVYAMRSGQVIAVRDKYPDTGGGKDRIAKFNYVLIEHDNGYRSAYIHLQQDFIDSIAIKAGDSVEAGQLIGFSGNSGWSTGPHLHLEVQRPGRRGRFTKTAPFSISGTCQDDQIAQN